TTTTTTGAAGATTAAAATCAGGTAATATTATCTGCTCAAGTCCGCTTTGCCTGACGAAATCACCTTTTTCAAGCCCAGTGAAAACAAGAGCACTTTTATCAAAATAAACTTTAAAACTTCCACTCTTAAATTTATTAACATCTTCTACCCACACTTGAACTGTGATCTCTTGACCTGTTGAGCTGGCAACATTTCTCAACTTATAAAATTTTAAAGTCGGACCTCTAACCCCATCAACTTTAAATTTCCTTGTAGATTTTCTAATCTCACTTTGTCCTTTATACCTAACTTCAATTTCAAATGTATAATCTACATCATCTAAATAATCAAATGTAGCACCTGTTATATTGGTCCAATTTGACCAGTCGGAGTAATTTACCAATCTAAACCTAAATTCATTTGCCTCAGGTCTATTCCCGTTCCAGTTTATAGTGACGCTTGTTGAATTTATCACCTCACCTTCCTGCGGATTCGTAATTTCAACAGATGGCGGAGAATAGAACTTGCTTTCGGGATCAAGTGGATTATCAAAT
This sequence is a window from Candidatus Kryptonium sp.. Protein-coding genes within it:
- a CDS encoding cohesin domain-containing protein, whose amino-acid sequence is MKQKFFFLLILFFSSCVRQFDNPLDPESKFYSPPSVEITNPQEGEVINSTSVTINWNGNRPEANEFRFRLVNYSDWSNWTNITGATFDYLDDVDYTFEIEVRYKGQSEIRKSTRKFKVDGVRGPTLKFYKLRNVASSTGQEITVQVWVEDVNKFKSGSFKVYFDKSALVFTGLEKGDFVRQSGLEQIILPDFNLQKTIDEANNKGYVEVTTGVLATGSALTSLSGSGDIVKLKFRVNAVRSYLELRDIELLDENGNKINVNPTPSAIVEVR